In Ovis aries strain OAR_USU_Benz2616 breed Rambouillet chromosome 13, ARS-UI_Ramb_v3.0, whole genome shotgun sequence, the following are encoded in one genomic region:
- the UCKL1 gene encoding uridine-cytidine kinase-like 1 isoform X6, translating to MSSPPAYPGIRVSGCWTLGAEGSSNAESLDRLLPPVGAGRSPRKRTTSQCKSEPPLLRTSKRTIYTAGRPPWYNEHGTQSKEAFAIGLGGGSASGKTTVARMIIEALDVPWVVLLSMDSFYKVLTRQQQEQAAHNNFNFDHPDAFDFDLIISTLKKLKQGKSVKVPIYDFTTHSRKKDWKTLYGANVIIFEGIMAFADKTLLELLDMKIFVDTDSDIRLVRRLRRDISERGRDIEGVIKQYNKFVKPAFDQYIQPTMRVADIVVPRGSGNTVAIDLIVQHVHSQLEERELSVRAALASAHQCHPLPRTLSVLKSTPQVRGMHTIIRDRETSRDEFIFYSKRLMRLLIEHALSFLPFQDCMVQTPQGQDYAGKCYAGKQITGVSILRAGETMEPALRAVCKDVRIGTILIQTNQLTGEPELHYLRLPKDISDDHVILMDCTVSTGAAAMMAVRVLLDHDVPEDKIFLLSLLMAEMGVHSVAYAFPRVRIITTAVDKRVNDLFRIIPGIGNFGDRYFGTDAVPDGSDDEEGGSTG from the exons ATGAGCAGCCCCCCAGCTTACCCTGGCATCCGGGTATCAGGGTGCTGGACCCTCGGAGCAGAAGGCAG CAGCAACGCGGAGTCCCTGGACAGGCTGCTTCCACCTGTGGGCGCAGGGCGCTCGCCGAGGAAGCGTACCACCAGCCAGTGCAAGTCTGAGCCACCCCTCCTGCGCACAAGCAAGCGTACCATCTACACGGCAGGGCGGCCGCCATGGTACAACGAGCATGGCACCCAGTCCAAGGAGGCCTTTGCCATTG GTCTGGGAGGTGGCAGTGCCTCCGGGAAGACCACCGTGGCCAGAATGATCATCGAGGCCCTGGATGTGCCCTGGGTGGTCTTGCTGTCCATGGATTCCTTCTATAAG GTGCTCAccaggcagcagcaggagcaggctGCCCACAACAACTTCAACTTTGACCACCCAGATGCCTTTGACTTCGACCTCATCATCTCCACTCTCAAGAAGCTCAAGCAGGGCAAGAGCGTCAAGGTGCCCATCTATGACTTCACCACCCACAGCCGGAAGAAGGACTGG AAAACTCTGTATGGTGCAAATGTCATCATCTTCGAGGGAATCATGGCCTTTGCCGACAAGACGCTGTTGGAG CTCCTGGACATGAAGATCTTTGTGGACACGGACTCCGACATACGCCTTGTGCGGCGACTGCGCCGTGACATCAGCGAGCGGGGCCGGGACATCGAGGGCGTCATCAAGCAGTACAATAAGTTTGTGAAGCCTGCCTTCGACCAGTATATCCAGCCCACCATGCGTGTGGCAGACATCGTGGTGCCCCGGG GGAGCGGGAACACAGTGGCCATCGACCTGATTGTGCAGCATGTGCACAGCCAGCTGGAGGAG CGTGAGCTCAGTGTCAG GGCTGCTCTGGCCTCGGCGCACCAGTGCCACCCCCTGCCCAGGACGCTTAGTGTCCTCAAGAGCACGCCACAAGTGCGGGGCATGCACACCATCATCAG AGACCGGGAAACCAGCCGCGACGAGTTCATTTTCTACTCTAAGAGGCTGATGCGGCTGCTCATCGAGCACGCACTCTCCTTCCTGCCGTTCCAG GACTGCATGGTGCAGACCCCACAGGGTCAGGACTACGCGGGCAAGTGCTATGCAGGGAAGCAG ATCACTGGCGTGTCCATCCTGCGGGCCGGTGAGACCATGGAGCCTGCGCTGCGGGCCGTATGCAAGGACGTGCGCATTGGCACCATCCTCATCCAGACCAACCAACTCACTGGGGAGCCCGAG CTCCACTACCTGCGGCTCCCCAAGGACATCAGTGACGACCACGTGATCCTGATGGACTGCACAGTGTCCACGGGTGCGGCGGCCATGATGGCTGTGCGGGTGCTGCTG GACCACGACGTGCCTGAGGACAAGATCTTCCTCCTGTCGCTGCTCATGGCAGAGATGGGCGTCCACTCGGTGGCCTACGCCTTCCCCCGTGTTAGAATCATCACCACAGCAGTAGACAAGcgtgtcaatgacctcttccgtATCATCCCTGGCATTG GGAACTTTGGTGACCGCTACTTCGGGACCGACGCCGTCCCTGACGGGAGCGACGATGAAGAAGGGGGCTCCACTGGGTAG
- the UCKL1 gene encoding uridine-cytidine kinase-like 1 isoform X7, which yields MSSPPAYPGIRVSGCWTLGAEGSNAESLDRLLPPVGAGRSPRKRTTSQCKSEPPLLRTSKRTIYTAGRPPWYNEHGTQSKEAFAIGLGGGSASGKTTVARMIIEALDVPWVVLLSMDSFYKVLTRQQQEQAAHNNFNFDHPDAFDFDLIISTLKKLKQGKSVKVPIYDFTTHSRKKDWKTLYGANVIIFEGIMAFADKTLLELLDMKIFVDTDSDIRLVRRLRRDISERGRDIEGVIKQYNKFVKPAFDQYIQPTMRVADIVVPRGSGNTVAIDLIVQHVHSQLEERKLRWDLAALASAHQCHPLPRTLSVLKSTPQVRGMHTIIRDRETSRDEFIFYSKRLMRLLIEHALSFLPFQDCMVQTPQGQDYAGKCYAGKQITGVSILRAGETMEPALRAVCKDVRIGTILIQTNQLTGEPELHYLRLPKDISDDHVILMDCTVSTGAAAMMAVRVLLDHDVPEDKIFLLSLLMAEMGVHSVAYAFPRVRIITTAVDKRVNDLFRIIPGIGNFGDRYFGTDAVPDGSDDEEGGSTG from the exons ATGAGCAGCCCCCCAGCTTACCCTGGCATCCGGGTATCAGGGTGCTGGACCCTCGGAGCAGAAGGCAG CAACGCGGAGTCCCTGGACAGGCTGCTTCCACCTGTGGGCGCAGGGCGCTCGCCGAGGAAGCGTACCACCAGCCAGTGCAAGTCTGAGCCACCCCTCCTGCGCACAAGCAAGCGTACCATCTACACGGCAGGGCGGCCGCCATGGTACAACGAGCATGGCACCCAGTCCAAGGAGGCCTTTGCCATTG GTCTGGGAGGTGGCAGTGCCTCCGGGAAGACCACCGTGGCCAGAATGATCATCGAGGCCCTGGATGTGCCCTGGGTGGTCTTGCTGTCCATGGATTCCTTCTATAAG GTGCTCAccaggcagcagcaggagcaggctGCCCACAACAACTTCAACTTTGACCACCCAGATGCCTTTGACTTCGACCTCATCATCTCCACTCTCAAGAAGCTCAAGCAGGGCAAGAGCGTCAAGGTGCCCATCTATGACTTCACCACCCACAGCCGGAAGAAGGACTGG AAAACTCTGTATGGTGCAAATGTCATCATCTTCGAGGGAATCATGGCCTTTGCCGACAAGACGCTGTTGGAG CTCCTGGACATGAAGATCTTTGTGGACACGGACTCCGACATACGCCTTGTGCGGCGACTGCGCCGTGACATCAGCGAGCGGGGCCGGGACATCGAGGGCGTCATCAAGCAGTACAATAAGTTTGTGAAGCCTGCCTTCGACCAGTATATCCAGCCCACCATGCGTGTGGCAGACATCGTGGTGCCCCGGG GGAGCGGGAACACAGTGGCCATCGACCTGATTGTGCAGCATGTGCACAGCCAGCTGGAGGAG AGGAAGCTGCGCTGGGATCT GGCTGCTCTGGCCTCGGCGCACCAGTGCCACCCCCTGCCCAGGACGCTTAGTGTCCTCAAGAGCACGCCACAAGTGCGGGGCATGCACACCATCATCAG AGACCGGGAAACCAGCCGCGACGAGTTCATTTTCTACTCTAAGAGGCTGATGCGGCTGCTCATCGAGCACGCACTCTCCTTCCTGCCGTTCCAG GACTGCATGGTGCAGACCCCACAGGGTCAGGACTACGCGGGCAAGTGCTATGCAGGGAAGCAG ATCACTGGCGTGTCCATCCTGCGGGCCGGTGAGACCATGGAGCCTGCGCTGCGGGCCGTATGCAAGGACGTGCGCATTGGCACCATCCTCATCCAGACCAACCAACTCACTGGGGAGCCCGAG CTCCACTACCTGCGGCTCCCCAAGGACATCAGTGACGACCACGTGATCCTGATGGACTGCACAGTGTCCACGGGTGCGGCGGCCATGATGGCTGTGCGGGTGCTGCTG GACCACGACGTGCCTGAGGACAAGATCTTCCTCCTGTCGCTGCTCATGGCAGAGATGGGCGTCCACTCGGTGGCCTACGCCTTCCCCCGTGTTAGAATCATCACCACAGCAGTAGACAAGcgtgtcaatgacctcttccgtATCATCCCTGGCATTG GGAACTTTGGTGACCGCTACTTCGGGACCGACGCCGTCCCTGACGGGAGCGACGATGAAGAAGGGGGCTCCACTGGGTAG